In one Deinococcus aestuarii genomic region, the following are encoded:
- a CDS encoding SRPBCC family protein: MTNTNSGEQGNSMDQGRLISGAAGGALLLMGLRRRGILGLGMAAVGGYLAYRAATGNDPVMAAAGLSGNTAAAKPIFVEHSVVIDRPAQQVYDYWRKLDNLPSIMSHLETVTVLDERRSRWVAKAPLGTHVEWEAEIVNDKPGERIGWHSLPGATVDNAGSVQFENLPNGGTRVHVALSYRPPAGALGAAVAKLFGEEPSQQIAEDLQKFKQTFEGSNPAN, translated from the coding sequence ATGACGAATACGAACAGCGGTGAGCAGGGGAACAGCATGGACCAGGGCCGCCTGATCAGCGGGGCGGCGGGCGGCGCCCTGCTGCTGATGGGCCTGCGTCGGCGCGGCATCCTGGGCCTGGGTATGGCGGCGGTGGGCGGCTACCTCGCCTACCGCGCGGCGACCGGCAACGACCCGGTGATGGCGGCGGCGGGCCTGAGCGGCAACACGGCGGCGGCCAAGCCGATCTTCGTGGAGCACAGCGTGGTCATCGACCGCCCCGCCCAGCAGGTGTACGACTACTGGCGCAAGCTGGACAACCTGCCCAGCATCATGAGTCACCTGGAGACCGTCACCGTCCTCGACGAGCGCCGCAGCCGCTGGGTCGCCAAGGCGCCGCTGGGCACCCACGTCGAGTGGGAGGCCGAGATCGTCAACGACAAGCCCGGCGAGCGCATCGGCTGGCACAGCCTGCCCGGCGCCACCGTGGACAACGCGGGCAGCGTCCAGTTCGAGAACCTCCCGAACGGCGGCACCCGCGTCCACGTCGCTCTCTCCTACCGCCCGCCCGCCGGGGCGCTGGGCGCGGCCGTCGCCAAGCTCTTCGGCGAGGAGCCCAGCCAGCAGATCGCCGAGGACCTCCAGAAGTTCAAGCAGACCTTCGAGGGCTCGAACCCGGCGAACTGA
- a CDS encoding DMT family transporter yields MSRSVSSRAPQIGRLDALSLGAILVTLVFWASAFAGIRAGLEAFTPGHLTLYRFLVAGAALIVYAVVARIPVPPARDLGQIFVLSLAGITLYHLLLNIGELSVPAGTASLIVAAGPVITALLATRFAGERLNTLGWLGTGISLGGVALIVLGRGESVEFTRGALLILAAAFFTSLYFVFQRPLLRRMNPLHFTVWSLLLGTLPLLAFLPGFGAQLAAAPLPAHLAVIYLGLFPSVVGYLTWTFALSRVGASTTTSFLYVSPVLAILIGWLWLGEVPGAVSLVGGLIAVAGVILVNTRGRPAP; encoded by the coding sequence GTGAGCCGATCCGTCTCCTCCCGCGCGCCGCAGATCGGTCGTCTCGACGCCCTCTCGCTGGGGGCGATCCTCGTCACCCTGGTGTTCTGGGCGTCGGCCTTCGCGGGCATCCGGGCCGGACTGGAGGCGTTCACACCGGGGCACCTCACGCTCTACCGCTTTCTGGTGGCGGGGGCGGCCCTGATCGTGTACGCCGTGGTCGCGCGCATCCCCGTGCCGCCCGCGCGGGACCTCGGGCAGATCTTCGTGCTCAGCCTCGCGGGAATCACTCTCTATCACCTGCTGCTGAATATCGGCGAACTCAGCGTGCCCGCCGGGACGGCCAGCCTGATCGTCGCGGCGGGGCCCGTCATCACGGCGCTCCTCGCCACGCGCTTCGCGGGGGAGCGGCTGAACACGCTGGGGTGGCTGGGCACCGGGATCAGCCTGGGCGGCGTGGCTCTGATCGTGCTCGGGCGCGGCGAGAGCGTGGAGTTCACGCGCGGGGCGCTGTTGATCCTGGCGGCGGCCTTTTTCACCAGCCTGTATTTCGTGTTTCAGCGGCCCCTCTTGAGACGGATGAATCCCCTGCACTTCACGGTCTGGAGCCTGCTGCTGGGGACCCTGCCCCTGCTCGCCTTCCTGCCGGGCTTCGGGGCACAGCTCGCGGCGGCTCCGCTCCCGGCCCACCTCGCGGTGATCTACCTGGGGCTCTTCCCGTCGGTGGTCGGCTACCTGACGTGGACCTTCGCCCTCTCGCGGGTCGGCGCCAGCACGACGACCTCCTTCCTGTACGTCAGCCCGGTGCTCGCCATTCTGATCGGGTGGCTGTGGCTGGGGGAGGTGCCGGGCGCGGTCAGCCTGGTCGGCGGTCTGATCGCGGTGGCGGGCGTCATCCTCGTGAACACGCGGGGGAGGCCCGCCCCATGA
- a CDS encoding ABC transporter permease subunit: MTGTHERGQVELPRQDPSIAIRLDGVTMRLGGLTILDGVSLTVPHGEFLAVIGPSGEGKSTLLRVLAGLLRPQAGTVEVASPPALMFQDDRLLPWRTALRNVRLPRDLGAGGGLEPGEALHLVGLDHYAAYFPGQLSGGMRARVALARALAQSGDVLLLDEPFAALDALVRERFNAELRHLHDKTGRTTVLVTHSIREAATLADRVAVLRAGRIVEILDTRQKTHAPAASPVEAHLRALLGAGNSTRLVVAPKGRMRLGWLAPIAALLVGLGLWELGARLLNQPFLLPGPGQVWAEFAKTPGEFVAFTWATARVALLGALLGSLAGALIGYPLGKSRALERFLSPFVVASQSTPIVVLAPLLITWFGFGAVPAVLVSALSALYPVMVATIVGVREVRPTDHELFSTLRAGPWQRLTRLELPSALPVMLGGLRLALSLALIGAVVWEFVSNQPGLGFAVNQARAYYNTPRQFAAIVLLILLGVALYTAVVALERRVLRYRRG; the protein is encoded by the coding sequence ATGACCGGCACCCACGAACGCGGCCAGGTGGAGCTCCCCCGGCAGGACCCCTCCATCGCCATCCGGCTGGACGGCGTGACCATGCGGCTGGGCGGGCTGACGATCCTCGATGGCGTCTCGCTGACGGTCCCGCACGGCGAGTTCCTGGCGGTGATCGGCCCCAGCGGCGAGGGCAAGAGCACCCTGCTGCGGGTGCTGGCGGGGCTGCTCAGGCCCCAGGCGGGCACGGTGGAGGTCGCCTCGCCGCCCGCGCTGATGTTTCAGGACGACCGCCTGCTGCCGTGGCGCACCGCCCTGCGGAACGTGCGGCTGCCGCGAGACCTCGGGGCGGGGGGCGGCCTGGAGCCGGGGGAGGCGCTGCACCTCGTCGGCCTGGATCACTACGCGGCCTACTTCCCGGGGCAGCTCTCGGGCGGGATGCGGGCGCGGGTGGCGCTCGCCCGCGCGCTCGCCCAGAGCGGCGACGTGCTGCTCCTCGACGAGCCCTTCGCGGCGCTCGACGCCCTCGTGCGCGAGCGCTTCAACGCCGAGCTGCGCCACCTCCACGACAAGACGGGGCGCACGACGGTCCTCGTGACCCACTCCATCCGGGAGGCCGCCACCCTCGCCGACCGGGTGGCCGTGCTGCGCGCGGGGCGGATCGTGGAGATTCTGGACACCCGGCAAAAGACCCACGCCCCGGCGGCGAGCCCGGTCGAGGCCCACCTGCGCGCCCTGCTCGGCGCCGGGAACAGCACGCGGCTCGTCGTGGCCCCCAAGGGCCGGATGCGCCTGGGCTGGCTCGCCCCCATCGCCGCGCTGCTCGTGGGGCTGGGGCTGTGGGAGCTGGGAGCACGGCTGCTCAATCAGCCCTTCCTCCTCCCCGGCCCCGGGCAGGTCTGGGCGGAGTTCGCCAAGACACCGGGCGAGTTCGTGGCCTTCACCTGGGCGACGGCGCGGGTGGCCCTGCTCGGGGCGCTGCTGGGCAGCCTCGCCGGGGCGCTGATCGGCTATCCGCTCGGCAAGTCCCGCGCGCTCGAACGCTTCCTGAGCCCCTTCGTGGTCGCCTCGCAGAGCACACCCATCGTGGTGCTCGCGCCGCTGCTGATCACGTGGTTCGGCTTCGGGGCGGTGCCCGCCGTGCTCGTGAGTGCCCTGAGCGCCCTCTACCCCGTCATGGTCGCCACCATCGTGGGGGTGCGGGAGGTTCGGCCCACCGACCACGAACTGTTCTCGACCCTGCGCGCGGGTCCCTGGCAGCGGCTGACCCGCCTCGAACTGCCCTCTGCCCTGCCCGTCATGCTCGGCGGGCTGCGGCTGGCGCTGAGTCTCGCGCTGATCGGCGCGGTCGTGTGGGAGTTCGTGAGCAACCAGCCGGGGCTGGGCTTCGCCGTCAACCAGGCCCGCGCGTACTACAACACGCCCCGCCAGTTCGCCGCCATCGTGCTGCTGATCCTGCTCGGCGTGGCGCTGTACACGGCGGTGGTGGCGCTGGAGCGGCGGGTGCTGCGGTACCGCCGGGGGTAA
- a CDS encoding NUDIX domain-containing protein: MERPVVCVGALVWGPDGRVLIVRTTKWRGLWGVPGGKVDWGETLEAAVTREFWEETGLRLSDVRYAQTQEAVLSPEFHKPAHMVLVDFFARTDDPEVSPNEEIEEWAWVPLAKAGDYPLNTVTRTLVELALARGEA, from the coding sequence ATGGAGAGGCCAGTCGTCTGCGTGGGGGCGCTCGTGTGGGGACCGGACGGGCGGGTGCTGATCGTCCGCACGACGAAGTGGCGCGGCCTGTGGGGGGTGCCCGGCGGCAAGGTGGACTGGGGCGAGACGCTGGAGGCGGCGGTCACGCGCGAGTTCTGGGAGGAGACGGGGTTGAGGCTGAGCGACGTGAGGTACGCCCAGACCCAGGAGGCTGTGCTGAGCCCCGAGTTCCACAAGCCCGCCCACATGGTCCTCGTGGACTTCTTCGCCCGGACGGACGACCCCGAGGTCTCACCCAACGAGGAGATCGAGGAGTGGGCGTGGGTGCCGCTGGCGAAGGCTGGGGATTATCCCCTGAACACCGTCACCCGCACGCTCGTCGAGCTGGCGCTGGCGCGGGGCGAGGCGTGA
- the tmpR gene encoding bifunctional dihydropteridine reductase/dihydrofolate reductase TmpR, giving the protein MTSGGEKGTALVTGAARGIGRALAVALAAEGYAVAVHYRGSEADARETARQCGGEGVRAVTLRADLTDPAQARALVREAHVAFPGSPLAVLVNNVGNYVHRPLLETSDAEWADMLASNLTATFATCQEAAGLMREAGFGRIVNLSYAGARHLVARPGIVPYVIAKTGVLHLSHALGRVLAGTGVSVNVVSPGVIETSVSQPLREIPAGRVGTVAELVDAALYFVRASDYVTGQELEVAGGWNL; this is encoded by the coding sequence GTGACGAGCGGAGGGGAAAAGGGCACGGCCCTCGTCACCGGGGCGGCGCGCGGGATCGGGCGGGCCCTCGCCGTCGCCCTCGCCGCCGAGGGGTACGCGGTCGCCGTCCATTACCGGGGCAGCGAGGCGGACGCGCGGGAGACGGCCCGGCAGTGCGGGGGGGAGGGGGTGCGGGCCGTCACGCTCCGGGCCGACCTCACCGACCCCGCCCAGGCCCGCGCCCTCGTCCGGGAGGCCCACGTCGCCTTTCCCGGCTCACCCCTCGCCGTCCTCGTGAACAACGTCGGGAACTACGTCCACCGCCCCCTGCTGGAGACGAGCGACGCCGAGTGGGCCGACATGCTCGCCTCCAACCTCACCGCCACCTTCGCCACCTGCCAGGAGGCCGCCGGACTGATGCGGGAGGCGGGGTTCGGGCGCATCGTGAACCTGAGCTACGCGGGCGCCCGGCACCTCGTCGCCCGGCCCGGCATCGTGCCCTACGTGATCGCCAAGACGGGCGTCCTCCACCTCTCGCACGCGCTCGGCAGGGTGCTCGCGGGCACGGGCGTCTCCGTCAACGTCGTCTCGCCCGGCGTGATCGAGACCTCCGTCAGCCAGCCCCTGCGCGAGATTCCCGCCGGGCGGGTCGGCACCGTCGCCGAACTCGTGGACGCCGCCCTCTACTTCGTGCGCGCGAGCGACTACGTGACCGGGCAGGAGCTGGAGGTGGCGGGGGGGTGGAACCTCTAG
- a CDS encoding YbaY family lipoprotein: protein MRFHLPLLLAALLAPSALAQMTITRPSAPTPGVQPTATPAVPADLPDGWQVISGRVRAPAEVRLPAGSTVTVSLEDVSRRDGPSLFRVQASFPVSRLSTPYQLQFNPVRLRPGRTYALTARVTAPGGRLLYRTTTPQPLPTARNAVQDVVVSAVR, encoded by the coding sequence ATGAGGTTCCACCTGCCCCTGCTTCTCGCTGCCCTCCTCGCCCCGTCTGCCCTGGCGCAGATGACGATTACCCGGCCCTCGGCGCCCACGCCCGGCGTTCAGCCCACCGCCACCCCCGCCGTGCCCGCCGATCTCCCCGACGGGTGGCAGGTGATCAGCGGGCGGGTCCGCGCCCCCGCCGAGGTGCGGCTGCCCGCCGGAAGCACGGTGACGGTCAGCCTGGAGGACGTGTCGCGCCGGGACGGGCCGAGCCTCTTTCGCGTGCAGGCGAGCTTCCCCGTCTCGCGCCTCTCGACTCCGTACCAGCTCCAGTTCAACCCCGTGCGCCTGCGTCCGGGCCGCACCTACGCCCTGACTGCCCGCGTGACCGCCCCGGGCGGCCGCCTCCTCTACCGCACGACCACCCCCCAGCCGCTGCCGACCGCCCGGAACGCAGTGCAGGACGTGGTGGTGAGCGCGGTGAGGTAA
- a CDS encoding asparaginase: MTDSPAKRLAALHTGGTIASRPSPDGAGVTPQSAPAVPGLPGVVVDDVRPFTLPSPHVTPAHMLALSHLIAGLAPGHDGVVVTHGTDTLEETAFLLHLTLGVQTPVVLTGSMRHAQEVSWDGPGNLLDAAHVALHPASRGRGPLVVFGGDIFDARTVTKVHTTAVDAFGGYPGPIGRIDRVGETAHVRFFARPEPRPTYAPAALTARVEILYAYAGWTGEGYAGAEERADGLVIAALGTGNLPAELLPLIARTTEVGKPVVIATRTHAGPVIPVYGYPGGGATLVAAGAIPASFLNAHKARLLLLVLLSLGRTGDEIRRVFGEGAF; encoded by the coding sequence GTGACCGACTCACCGGCGAAACGGCTCGCCGCCCTCCACACGGGCGGCACCATCGCCAGCCGCCCCAGCCCGGACGGCGCGGGGGTCACGCCCCAGTCGGCGCCCGCCGTGCCGGGGCTGCCGGGCGTCGTGGTGGACGACGTTCGGCCCTTCACCCTCCCCAGCCCGCACGTCACGCCCGCGCACATGCTGGCCCTCTCGCACCTGATCGCCGGGCTGGCCCCGGGGCACGACGGGGTGGTCGTCACCCACGGCACCGACACGCTGGAGGAGACGGCCTTCCTGCTGCACCTCACGCTGGGCGTCCAGACCCCCGTGGTCCTGACGGGGAGTATGCGTCACGCCCAGGAGGTGTCCTGGGACGGCCCCGGCAACCTCCTCGACGCCGCGCACGTCGCCCTGCACCCGGCGAGCCGGGGACGCGGGCCCCTCGTCGTCTTCGGGGGAGACATCTTCGACGCGCGGACGGTGACCAAAGTTCACACGACCGCCGTGGACGCCTTCGGGGGGTATCCCGGACCCATCGGGCGGATCGACCGAGTGGGGGAGACCGCCCACGTCCGCTTCTTCGCCCGGCCCGAGCCCCGGCCCACCTACGCCCCGGCGGCGCTGACCGCCCGCGTCGAAATCCTGTACGCCTACGCGGGCTGGACGGGGGAGGGCTACGCGGGGGCCGAGGAGCGCGCCGACGGGCTGGTCATCGCTGCCCTGGGCACGGGCAACCTCCCCGCCGAGCTGCTGCCCCTCATCGCGCGGACGACGGAGGTGGGCAAACCCGTGGTGATCGCCACCCGGACGCACGCCGGGCCGGTGATCCCGGTCTACGGTTACCCGGGCGGTGGGGCGACCCTGGTCGCGGCGGGGGCGATTCCCGCGAGCTTCCTCAACGCGCACAAGGCCCGCCTCCTGCTGCTGGTGCTCCTGAGCCTGGGGAGGACCGGAGACGAGATTCGGCGGGTGTTCGGGGAGGGGGCGTTCTAG
- the hemC gene encoding hydroxymethylbilane synthase yields the protein MRTVTIGTRGSNLALAQTRWVVARLKEEWPETDFRIQTISTGGDRNRGSLEAMAQKGDKGFWVKEIEEALLTGRIDIAVHSLKDLPTEQPEGLEVSSIPKRVDARDVLIGREGMKRLADLPPGARVGTSSVRRRAFLHAYRPDLEVVNLRGNIDTRLAAIGTPDYDAIILAAAGLIRTEQRHRIDEFLELDVLLPAPGQGALALETRADDDLNIEVAYAIHDHGTDDRVTAEREFLAGLGAGCLAPVGAHAGVKGGVLTLEGWVGAVDGSKVIRATTSGDPAECADLGAELAADMLSQGARDLIDSVRV from the coding sequence ATGCGTACGGTCACGATAGGGACGCGCGGCAGCAACCTCGCGCTCGCGCAGACCCGCTGGGTGGTCGCCCGCCTGAAGGAGGAATGGCCCGAGACGGACTTCCGCATTCAGACCATCAGCACGGGGGGCGACCGCAACCGGGGCAGCCTGGAGGCGATGGCCCAGAAGGGCGACAAGGGCTTCTGGGTCAAGGAGATCGAGGAGGCCCTCCTCACGGGCCGCATCGACATCGCGGTCCACTCGCTCAAGGACCTGCCCACCGAGCAGCCGGAGGGCCTGGAGGTCTCCTCGATCCCCAAACGGGTGGACGCCCGCGACGTCCTCATCGGCAGGGAGGGCATGAAGCGCCTCGCCGACCTGCCGCCCGGCGCCCGGGTGGGCACGAGCAGCGTGCGGAGGCGGGCCTTCCTGCACGCCTACCGCCCGGACCTGGAGGTCGTCAACCTGCGGGGCAACATCGACACCCGCCTCGCCGCCATCGGCACCCCCGACTACGACGCGATCATCCTCGCGGCGGCGGGGCTGATCCGCACCGAGCAGCGCCACCGCATCGACGAATTCCTGGAGCTGGACGTGCTGCTCCCCGCCCCGGGCCAGGGGGCGCTCGCCCTGGAGACCCGCGCCGACGACGACCTGAACATCGAGGTTGCCTACGCCATCCACGACCACGGCACCGACGACCGGGTGACCGCCGAGCGCGAGTTCCTGGCGGGCCTGGGGGCGGGGTGCCTCGCTCCCGTCGGTGCCCACGCGGGCGTGAAGGGCGGCGTCCTCACCCTGGAGGGCTGGGTCGGCGCGGTGGACGGCAGCAAGGTCATCCGCGCGACGACCTCGGGCGACCCTGCCGAGTGCGCGGACCTGGGCGCCGAACTCGCCGCCGACATGTTGAGCCAGGGGGCACGGGACCTGATCGACTCGGTGCGGGTGTGA